The window GAGCTCAAGACTTTCCTCCTCGCCGCCCGCACCGAGGCCATCCGCAGGGGAACGGGGGTGGCGGTGGTCCCGGAGGGCCGGGGGCTCCTAAGCTGCGTGGACGAAAACCGAAACCGGGCGTGCGATGCGAGGGAAGCTGTCCTGCGCCGGTTTGACCCGGGAGGGTACGGCGCGGCCCTGGACCTAAGGAGCGGCTTCTCCCCCGGCCTTCGCTTCAACGCCCTGGGGAGGCCCAACACGGGAGCGCGCCTGGCCCTGCGCCTGGGCGGGCGGACCCTCACCCTGTGCGTAGCCATGGGAGGAAGGGTGCGGGAGGTGAGTGGGGATGGGTGCCCGTAAAGGTCTCACCTTACTGGAGGTAATTTTGGCTTTGGGGCTCCTCGCCGTGGTGGTGCTGGCCTTCACCTCCCTGCAGGTGGCAAGCCTACGCGCGGGCCAGCAGGGTCGGGAGCTCCAGACCGTGGTCCGGGAGATGGAAAACTTTATGGAAAGGCTTAGGCAGGACCCCCAGGGCATCCCCGCCCTTTGCAACGGCGCCCTAGCCCTCGGGGGAAAACAGGGCACCTGCACCGCTATCCCCTGCAACGTAGCCCAAGACGGCGGCCTCGCCTGCCCCACCGCGGGGGACGTGCGGGCCTTCCAGGTGGTCCTGAGGGTGGAAGAAAAGCGGCTGGAAACGGTGGTGTATCGGCCATGAGAAGGCACGGGTTTTCGCTCCTAGAGCTCTTGCTGGCCTCCGTCCTCATGGGGAGCCTCTTGCTGGTGGTGCTGGCCCTGGAAAACTCCAGCGCCACCCTAAGGGAGCGGGAAAGGGCGAGGGGGCGGCTCGCCGACGAGCTGAGCCTCACCGCCACCGTCCTCGCCCGGGAGCTCTACACGGTGGGCTACCGCCTCACGGGCCAGGCCCTAGTGCTAAGCCCTAGCTCTCAGGGAGACGGGGTCCAGGGGTGGTTCCTGTGCGAAGCGGGTATGGAGGAGATCTGTGGGGAAAGCATGGGGGAGGTAAGGGGCACGGGCTACGAGGTGAACCAGGGGGCTCTTCGCTGGGGCGCTTGCAAGGGTGAGGGTTGCGCGCCTTTACCCAATAACCCCGTTCTTGGAGGGGACGAGGTGCAGGTAGAGGCCTTCCGGGTGGCCTACCTGGAAGGGGGCACCTGGAAGCGCCAGGCACAGGCCGTGAACCTAAGGCCAGAAGGCGCAAGCCCCAAGGTAAGCGCCTTGGCTCTTTACCTCCTGGCCTCCGTCCCCGTGCGGGGCGGGGCCCCGGCCTTCACCCCGGGGAGCACCCTGAGCTACCCCCCTGGGCTTACCTCCAGCCTTCTGGAACTTCCCGGTGCGCCAAACGACGGACGTTTGCGGGCCGAGAAGCTCTGGATCGTCCAGACCCCCAACCTGGCCCGCTGAAGGGAGGAACGGGATGAACCGGAAAGGCATAGCAGTGGTGGTGGCCCTCATCGGGATGACGGTGATCCTCATGCTCTCCCTGGCCATGGTGCAAAGCGCCCTAGGCAACCTTAAGACCGGGAGCGACCTCCTGAACCGGGCCCAGGCCCGCCAGCGGGCGGAGGCGGGCGTGGACCACGCCCTGGCTTACCTTGACGGCAAGACGGCCTTAAGCGCCCCCAAAACCCTCTCCGGCCAAGGCTACCAGGTCACCCTCACCCCCCAGAACCCCCAGGGAGATGAGATCCGGATAGAAAGCCAGGGGCAGATGGGCCTCGCCCGGCACACCGCCGTGGCCGTGGTGCGCCTCCAGCCCGTTCCCGCCCAGGCGCAAAACCCCCTGTTTGGCCAGGGATGGATCAGCGGCGGGCGCATCACCATCAACGGGGGGGTGGACCTGTGGGGAAGCCGGCTCCACGCCGACCAAGGCTACGCCAACCTCTCGGGCCAAATCGGGGTTTGCGACAGCTCAGGTCAAAACTGCAAAAACCTTAACCAGGTCAACCCACCGCCCATCACGGGAGGGCAAGGGGTCACGGACACCCAGTGCAACGCGAGCGGGAACAACAAGGTGGTCTGCGATGGTTCCGCGCCCAAGTATAAGGTCTGCCCGGTGTATCAGACCCCCTCCGACCCCAACCTCACGTGCCTGGACGCCGTCACAGGTAGGCAAGTGCGATGGGACCAGGCCACCCGCATTCGCAAGCCCGACGTGGACGCGATCAGCAAGGACCGCCTTGGGGTCAGGGCCAGCAGCCCCTACACCGACGCCACCACGAATCGCCTCTGCGACGTCCGCTTCACCAGCCTAGACCCAGGAAACGCTGGCGAGCTCACGCAGTTCCTCCTGAGTAGGGGCATCTCCGGGAGCTTCCCTCAGGACGTCAACCAGCTCCTTCCCCTAGTGCTCAACGCCCTGAACGGGAGTGGGCTCAGGGTGTGCGTTCAGAATAACGTTACTCTTCCAGGTGGCACTTCTTTGGGCAACGTTACCTTCTACGTGGGCGGCACCTTCCAGGTCAACGGGACTGTCACCCTCAACGGGGTGAGCGTGGCCGCCGGGTCGGGCATCAACCTCGGGGACCTCCAGACCACGGACAGCCGCTTCTACACAGGGGGAACCCTCAACCTGAACAACGGCGCCACCTTCCGGGGCGACTCTACCCTCGCCTCCCGGCAGTCCCTTACCTTCAACGGCCGGGCCGACCTGCTGAATAACCGCGCCCTCCTGGTGGTGAGCGAGGGGGACATCACCTTCAACGGCCGGGCGGACACCCACGCCTTCCTGTGGGCGGGAGGGACCATCACCTTCAACGGCACCGGGGCCTTTATCGGCGGGGCGGTGAGCCTCGGGGGCACCATCCGAAACGGCGGGGGCCAGTTCTACATCCAAAACTCCAACGCCCTCAACAGCGACCTGCCCAACACAGAGACTGGCACCCGGCCCCGGCCCGTGGTCCTGAGCCGGAGGTAATCCTTAGCCCAAGCCCGCTCCAGGCGGCGGGGTGGGTCCGGCTTTCACACCGTTTTCACACCCCTCCCCCATCCTGAAGTTGACTCCCCCAAAAGGGGGAGTTGACAGCAAGGGGGCAAAGGGAAAGAATGACCCTCGGAAGGAGGTGAGAAAGGGGTAAGAAAGGCACGGGAAGGCAGGTAAGGTGAAGCGAAAAACAGGTAAGTCGGCTCTAGGCACTCATGGCCGCGCGATACATGAAGGCGCGGGAAACCTTAGGAGGATAGAGAGGTATGCGGAACGCGAAAGGCTTCACCCTGATTGAGCTCCTGATCGTCATCGCCATCATCGCCATCCTGGCTGCGGTTCTCATTCCGAACCTTCTCAACGCTCGGAGGAACGCCAACACCACGGCCGCCCAGGCCTACGTGCGCAACGTGGCTACGGCGGTGGAGGCCGAAAGGGATCCCACCACTGGAGCGTTGCCCCAGCTTCCTCAGGCCTGTGACCAATTCGTCGCAAACCCCCCTGCCTCGGTCACGCAATGCAACGTTACAGCTAACAACGACGGCGTCAACTTCACGGTTACCGCCCAATTGACCGGGGCCCGGTACGGTTCTGTCTCGTTTGACAGCTCCACCGGGCAGTTTAGCTTCCAGTAACGAGGCAGCCTAAGTTAGTTAAAGGGTCGGGTGTTCCCGACCCTTTTTCTCAATACGGATGATGAAGACGCGCGCAGGCTTCACCTTGATGGAGCTCCTTATTGTGATGGTCTTGCTGGGCCTCTTCCTGACTCTCTCCTATTTCCCTACGGCTACAGCCCGTAAAAAGGCTAACCTCGCGGCCGGGCAAAGCTACGTCCGGAACGTGGCCCTAGCCCTGGAAGCCCAGCGGGACCCCTCCACGGGAGCCCTCCCCACCCATCTTACCGATTGCCTGAGTGGCTTTGGCCAGCGCCCCAAGACTGTAACGGCGTGCACCATCACCTATCTCAATGCCCTGGACTACGTTATAGAGGCTTCACTAGACGGGGCCGCGCTAAAAAAAGTGGTTTACAAGAGCTCAGACGGAACGCTTACAAGTCTTCCGTAAGCCATGGGTTGGACGGGGGAGAGTCTACCCACTGGAGCAGGAAGCCCCGGTGAAGCACGAGCTGGTGGAAGGCTTCCCCCACGCCATGGCCACAGCGGGCGACCGGGCGGCGCTGAACCTGGCCCTTCCGGGCCTGGATAGGGCGCCGCCCTTCCCCACCCCCCGCCCCCAACCTGTGCTACCTTGAGGGCAATGACCACGGAGGAGCGCCTCTACAAGCTGGAGGGGATCGTGGAGGGGGTCATGGCCACCCTCCCGGGCCAGGTCACCTCCCTGGAGGGGCGCGTGGACCTCCTACGCCAGGAGGTCAAGGCGGAGATCGGGGCCCTGCGCCGGGAGGTGGAGGAAAAGTTCAACGGCCTCCGCCAGGAAGTGAAGGCAGAGATCGGGGGCCTGCGGCAGGAGATGGCGGGCCTCCGCCAGGAAATGGCAAGCTTCCGCCAAGAGGTGGAGGAAAAGCTCGTTGGCCTGCGGCAGGAAGTAAAGGAAGAGATCGGGGGCCTGCGGCAGGAGATGGCGGGCCTCCGTCAGGAAATGGCAAGCTTCCGCCAAGAGGTGGAGGAAAAGCTCGTTGGCCTGCGGCAGGAAGTAAAGGAAGAGATCGGGGGCCTGCGCCGGGAGGTGGAGGAAAAGTTCAACGGCCTCCGCCAGGAACTTAAGGGGGAAATCCAGAGCCTTCGGCAGGAGGTGAAGGCGGAGATCGGAGGCCTGCGCCGGGAGGTGGAGGAAAAGTTCAACGGCCTCCGCCAGGAACTTAAGGGGGAAATCCAGAGCCTTCGGCAGGAGGTGAAGGCGGAGACCACCGAGCTGCGCGGGGAAATCCAAAGCCTGCGGCAGGAGATGGCGGGCCTCCGCCAGGAGGTGAAGGCGGAGATCAACACCGCCTTCAACAAGCTCATGCTCTACTTCACCGCCCTGGCGGCGGCCCTGGCCGTCCTCACCTTTCTCCGCTAAGCCCTCGGGCGGCGCGGGGGTGGCCGTCCCGCCATGAGGCGGCGTAGGCTTTCCGGCCTGCCCTACACTCTAGCCATGGGCGCGGCCAAACAGGTGCGGCCCCTGACCTTGGAAGAGTACCTCGCCTTGGAGCGGGAAGCCCCGGTGAAGCACGAGCTGGTGGAAGGCTTCCCCCACGCCATGGCCGGGACGGGCGACCGGCACAACCGGGTGGTGGTGAACCTGGTCCTGGCCCTTGGCCCCCTGGCCCGGAAGCGGGGCTGCCGCCTCTATGCCAGCGACATGCGGCTCAAGGTGGACGCGGCCACGGTCTACTACCCGGACCTCATGTTGCGAAGAAGACCTCGGGGAATACTACAAGGAAAAGGCTTGCCTGGTGATAGAGGTGCTCTCGCACTCCACGGAGGCCACGGACCGGAGGGAAAAGCTCTGCAAGTACCTGGGTCTGCCCACCCTCCAAGCCTACCTCCTCCTGGACTCCCGCACCCCCCGGGCCTTCGGCTACTACCGAGAAGGAGAGGGCTGGGTGTACCGGGAGGCAGAGGTAGGCACGCTTCCCCTCCCCTGCCTAGGGGGGCACCTGGACCTCGCCGAGGTGTACCAGGGCCTCTAGAAGGCTACCCCCTCGTAGAGGGCAGAAACGGAAAAGCGAGCCTCGAGGCAAGCCACCTCCACCTCCCCTTCCCCCTCCCACAGGCGGTAGAGCCAGCCCTCCCCCTGGCGGAAGTAGCCCTCCACCCGCCTCTCCCGGGAGTCCACCAGGAGGTAAGCCTGTAGGCTCGGGATCTCCCGGTAGCGCCAGAGCTTCTCCCTTCGGTCTATGGCCTCGGTGGCCTCGGACACCACCTCCACCACCAGGCAGGGGGCCTCCTCGTAGTGGGTGTGGGGCGGAACCCCCTGGCAGACCACCATGAGGTCGGGGTAGTAGAAGGTCCTGGCGGAGACCCGGAGCTTCACCGTCTCGGTGTAGATGCGGCACCCCTTGGCCAAGGCGCTAGGCCTGAGGAGGGCGTAGAGGTTGCCCACGATGCGGTTGTGGGCAAGGCTTGCCCCCGCCATGGCGTAGGGCACGCCCTCAAAGAGTTCGTGGCGCACGGGGGACCGCTCCTCCAGGGCCAAGTAGGCCTCGGCGTCCAGAAGCTCCAGAGGCCTCGCCGCCTCGCCCATGAGGGCATTGTACCCTCCCTAGGCGGTGCGCTCCAGGTCCCCCTCCAGGAGCCCTACAGGCTCCACGTAAAGGGGCGCGAAGGGGGCTTCCTGGAAGAGGCGCACCCGGCCCAGGCGGAAGGCCTCGAGGAGGGCGGCGAAGCCCACCGCCTTCTCGCCCCAGGTGGCAAGCGGCAGGCTCTGGAAGGCCACCCGGCCCCGGATCGCCCCCTTGAGCCGCTCCCAGGCCTCCCGCACCCCGAAGGCCTCCCGGGGAAGCCGGAGAACGGCCCTGCGGAAGCCCTTCGCCGCCTCGGCCAAGGACTTTGGGGAAAGCCTCAGGGCGGGCCTGGGCAGGGGGGGCGGGGCCACGGGGAGAAGCCGCGCCCGCCGCTCCAAGCGGGCCTCGAGGAAGGCCACCATCTCGGAGAGGTCCACGAGGACCTGGACCAGGGGGGCCTCCTCCCCTTCCTCCTTGGGGAGGAGGGCCCTTTCCGGGGAGAGCTTCAGCACCAGAAGCTCGGCGAGGAGGGGGAGGAGCTCGCTTTTCGCCCGGAGGTCCTCCGGCACCTGGGCCAGGGCCTGCTCCAACACGGCGAGGACGGGCACCTCCTTTGGGGAAAGCCGGCCCCGCCTCAGGGCCTCCCTCAGGGCCTCCGGGGTCCCCTCAAAGCCGGGAAAGGCGATGCGGATCACCGGAGGACCGGCCGCTTCCTGGGCAGGAGGAGGCCCACCTTCTCCCGCACCTCCTCCATGGTCGCCTGGGCCACGGCCCTGGCCCGCTTGGCGCCCTCCAAAAGGGCATCCATCACGTAGTCCGGGTCCTTCTTCAGGGCCTCGGCCCTTTCCCGGATGGGGCGCAGGGCCTCCATGAGGTGGTCAAAGAGGATCCGCTTCACCACGTAGGTCCCCACCCCCGCCTTCCGGTACTCCTCCTTCAGGGCCTCCACCAGGTCCTTGGGGGCGAAGTAGGAGAGGTAGGTGAAAAGAATGGTGCGCTCGGGGTCCCCGGGGTCGGAGAGGCGGATCCTCTGGGGGTCGTCGGGGAGGTGCTGGATCTTCTGCCAGATGCTCTCCTCGGGCTCCAGGAGGCCGATGGTGTTGCCCAAGGACTTGCTCATCTTGGCCTTGCCGTCAATCCCGGGGACCCGGGGGGCCTCTGGGTTCAAGAGGGCCTGGGGTTCGGGGAAGGTCTCCCCGAAGAGGTGGTTGAAGCGGCGGGCGATCTCCCGGGTGAGCTCAATGTGCTGCACCTGGTCCTCCCCCACGGGGACGGTGTCCGCCTTGTAGATGAGGATGTCCGCCGCCTGGAGCACCGGGTACATGAGGAGGCCAGACCAGACGGTCTCCTGCTTGCTGGCCTTGTCCTTGAACTGGGTCATGCGGGTGAGGTCCCCCAGGGGGGTTAAGGTGGTGAAGACCCAGGAGAGCTCAGTGTGCTCGGGCACGTGGGACTGGACGAAGAGGGTGACCTTCTCCGGGTCAAGCCCCGCGGCGATGTTGACCAGGGCGGCCTCAAAGGTGCGCTGGGCGAGGGTAGAGGGGTCGTAGGCGAGGGGGTTGGTGAGGGCGTGGTAGTCCACGATGCAGAAGAAGGCGTCCCGCCCCAGCTTCTCCCCGATGGCCACCCACTGCTTGATGGCCCCGAGGTAGTTGCCGATGTGGATCTCCCCCGAGGGCTGGATGCCGGAAAGCACCCGCTTCATGGCCTAAGTGTAGCAAAAGCTTAGGCCCCCTCGCGGGGGCCTTCTGGTGCCGGGGGCGGGACTTGAACCCGCACGCCCTTGCGGGCACATGACCCTGAATCATGCGCGTCTACCAATTCCGCCACCCCGGCAGACGCAAGGGTCATTGTAGGGGAGGCGGCTTCGCTCGTCAAGCTTGACCCCGCAGGCCTCGAGGGCTTACCCTTAGGGGCAATGCGGCGGGCGGTGATCCTAGTCCTAGACCGGGCGGGCCCGGTCTAGGGATGGCCGTCGCGTATCCCCCGGGCCCCAAAGGACCCGGGGGTTTTGCGTAAGGGGGGTTTCATGGGAAAGACGCTCTACGAGAAGGTTTGGGAAGCCCACGAGGTGAGGAAGCTCAAAAACGGCCAAAGCCAGCTCTTCATAGACCTCCACCTCCTCCACGAGGTCACGAGCCCCCAGGCCTTCGGGATGCTCAAGGACCTTGGCCTTCGGGTACGCTACCCCCACCGCACCTTCGCCACCGTGGACCACATCGTCCCCACCCACGACCGCACCGAGCCCTTCCAGGACCCTCTGGCCCAGAGCATGCTGGAGGCCCTCAGGGCGAACACAAGGGAGCACGGCATCACCTTCTTTGACCTGGGAAGCGGCAACCAAGGCATCGTCCACGTCATCGGGCCCCAGCTCGGCCTCACCCAGCCCGGGATGACCATCGCCTGCGGGGACTCCCACACCTCCACCCACGGGGCCTTCGGGGCCGTGGCCTTCGGCATCGGCACGAGCCAGGTCCGGGACGTCCTCGCCACCCAGACCCTCGCCGCCCAAAAGCTCAAGGTGCGGCGGATCAACGTGGAGGGGAGGCTCGCCCCCGGGGTCTACGCCAAGGACGTGATCCTCCACATCATCCGCCACCTGGGGGTGAAGGGGGGCTTGGGCTACGCCTATGAATACGGGGGAAGCGCCGTGGAGGCCATGGACATGGAAAGCCGCATGACCCTCTGCAACATGTCCATTGAGGGCGGAGCCCGCATCGGCTACGTGAACCCCGACGAGACCACCTTCCAGTACCTCGAGGGCCGCCCCTACGTCCCCAAGGGGTCCGAGTGGGAGGAGGCCAAGAGGAGGTGGCTCGCTTGGCGCTCCGACCCCGACGCCTCCTACGACGACGTGGTCACCTTCCGCGCCGAGGAGATCGCCCCCACCGTCACCTGGGGCATCACCCCGGGCCAGGCCATCCCCATTGACGGCAGGATCCCCCTCCTGGAGGAGCTCCCCGAGGAGGAGCGCCCCGTGGCCGAGGAGGCTTTGGCCTACATGGGCTTCAGGCCGGGCCAGCCCATCAAGGGGGTGCCCATCCAGGTGGCCTTCATCGGAAGCTGCACCAACGCCAGGCTTTCCGACCTCCGGGAGGTGGCCCGCTACCTCAAGGGGCACAAGGTGAAGAAGGGGGTGCGGGCCCTGGTGGTGCCGGGCTCGGAGTGGGTGGCGAGGAAGGCCGAGGAGGAGGGGATCGCCGAGGTCTTCCGCGAGGCGGGGTTTGAATGGCGGATGCCCGGCTGCTCCATGTGCCTCGCCATGAACCCGGACCGGCTGGAAGGGGACGAGCTTTGCGCCAGCAGCTCCAACCGGAACTACAAGGGACGCATGGGAAGCCCCAGGGGCCGCACCGTCCTCATGAGCCCCCTCATGGTGGCGGCGGCGGCCGTGGCCGGGGAGATCGCCGACGCCCGGGAGGTCTTCGGCCTGGCGGGCGTCCGCTGAGGAGGGAAAAGCCATGCTGGAGAAGTTCACCGTGATCCGCGGAAAAGCGGTGCCCTTGAGGGGCGAGGACATTGACACGGACCGGATCCTCCCCGCCCGCTTCATGAAGGTCCTCACCTTTGAGGGCCTGGGGCAGTACCTCTTCTACGACGAGCGCTTTGACGAGAAGGGGAACCCCAAGCCCCACCCCCTGAACGACCCCCGCTACCGGGGGGCCACGATCCTCTTGGTGGAGTCGGGCTTCGGCTCCGGCTCTAGCCGCGAGCACGCCCCCCAGGCCATCAAGCGGGCGGGGTTTAAGGCCATCATCGGGGAGAGCTTCGCCGAGATCTTCTTCGGGAACGCCACCGCCATCGGCCTCCCCTGCGTGAGCCTAGCCCCTGAGGACCTGGGCGTCCTCTTCCGCAGCGTGGAGGAGAACCCGGAGCTGGAGGTGGAGATTGACCTGGTGAACAAAGAGGTGCGCTTCGGGGACCGCACCGCTCCCCTCTTCATCCGGGAAGAGGCCCGGGAGGCCCTGGTGGAGGGGCTTTGGGATCCCATCGGGGAGCTTCTGGAGGCCGGGGAGCTTTTGGACCAGTTTGACCGGAAGCTCCCCTACCCCAGGAGGACGGAATGAAGGTGGCCGTGCTCCCCGGGGACGGGATCGGCCCCGAGGTCACCGAGGCCGCCCTGAAGGTCCTGAGGGCCCTGGACGAGGCCGAGGGCCTGGGCCTCGCCTACGAGGTCTTCCCCTTCGGCGGGGCGGCCATAGACGCCTTCGGCGAGCCCTTCCCCGAGCCCACGCGAAAGGGCGTGGAGGAGGCGGAGGCGGTGCTTCTGGGAAGCGTGGGGGGGCCCAAGTGGGACGGCCTTCCCCGCAAGATCCGCCCGGAGACGGGGCTTCTTTCCTTAAGGAAAAGCCAGGACCTCTTCGCCAACCTCCGCCCGGCCAAGGTCTTCCCTGGGCTGGAAAGGCTTTCCCCCCTGAAGGAGGAGATCGCCCGGGGGGTGGACGTCCTCATCGTCCGGGAGCTCACCGGGGGGATCTACTTCGGGGAGCCCCGGGGGATGTCCGAGGCCGAGGCCTGGAACACGGAGCGCTACAGCAAGCCCGAGGTGGAGCGGGTGGCCCGGGTGGCCTTTGAGGCGGCGAGGAAGCGCAGGAAGCACGTGGTGAGCGTGGACAAGGCGAACGTCCTCGAGGTGGGAGAGTTCTGGCGCAAGACCGTGGAGGAGGTGGGGCGGGGCTACCCCGACGTCGCCCTGGAGCACCAGTATGTGGACGCCATGGCCATGCACCTGGTCCGCTCCCCTGCCCGCTTTGACGTGGTGGTCACGGGGAACATCTTCGGGGACATCCTCTCGGACCTGGCGAGCGTCCTCCCGGGCTCTCTAGGCCTCCTCCCCTCCGCCTCCTTGGGAAGGGGCACCCCGGTCTTTGAGCCCGTGCACGGCTCCGCCCCCGACATCGCCGGCAAGGGGATCGCTAACCCCACGGCCGCCATCCTCTCCGCGGCCATGATGCTGGAGCACGCCTTCGGCCTGGTGGAGCTGGCGCGGAAGGTGGAAGACGCGGTGGCCAAGGCCCTCCTGGAGACCCCGCCCCCGGACCTCGGAGGAAGCGCGGGCACGGAGGCCTTCACGGCCACGGTCCTCCGCCACCTCGCCTAAGATGGGGATATGATCCGGCACCGCTTCAGCGCCGAGGACTTCCACCGCATGGCCGAGGCGGGGATCCTCGGGGAGGACGACCGGGTGGAGCTCATCCGGGGGGAGGTGGTGGAGCTGAGCCCCGTGGGCAAGCGGCATATGGCCGCTTTAAAGCGGCTTATGAACGCGCTTTTTCCCCTACAACAGGCGAAGAAGGCCCTTCTTCAGGTCCAGGACCCCTTGCGCCTTTTTCCCGACACCGAACCCCAACCGGACCTGGCCCTGCTGGCCTACCGGGACGACTTTTACCGGGAAAGGGTGCCCGAGGCCAAGGACGCCCTCTTGGTGGTGGAGGTGGCCGAAACCAGCCTGGACCACGACCTCCAGGTGAAGCTCCCCCTCTACGCCCAAGCAGGGATACCGGAGGTCTGGGTGGTGGACCTGGTGCGGGAGAAGGTGCACGTCTTCCGCAAGCCCCAAGGGGAGGGCTACGGGGAGGCCCAGGCCCTCGAGGACGGGGAGCTTTCGGTCCTGGGCCTTAAGGTGCCGGTCAAGGAGGTCCTGCCGTGACCCGCCACAAGATCTCCCTGGAGGAGTTCCACCGCATGGTGGAGGCCGGGGTCTTCCCGGAGGACCTGAGGCTGGAGCTCGTGGAAGGAGACCTGGTGGAGATGAGCCCCATCGGGAAGCGCCACGCCGCCAAGGTGGCCAAGCTCACCGCCCTCTTCGGCCCCCTTGTGCCCCAAAAGGCCATCCTCTTTGTGCAAAGCCCCCTGGTGGTAGGGGAGTCAGAGCTTTACCCCGACCTCGCCCTCCTTAAGCCACGGCCCGACTTTTACGAGGAGGAGCTGCCCCTAGGGCGAGACGCCCTCCTCGTGGTGGAGGTGGCCGAGAGTTCCCTCCGCTACGACCTCCAGGTGAAGCTCCCCCTCTACGCCCAAGCCGGGGTGCCCGAGGTCTGGGTGGTGGACCTGGAGGGGAAGAGGGTCCTCGTCCACAGAAAGCCCGAAGGCGGGGGCTACCGGGAGGCGGAGGCCCTGGGCCCCGGGGCCAGGCTTTCCTTCCACGGCGTGGAGATCCCCGCGGAGGAACTCCTATGAGGAAGACCCTGATCCTCACCGGGGCGAGCCGGGGCATCGGGAAGGCCCTCGCCCTGGAGCTCGCCAAGGAAGGCTTTGACCTGGTGCTCAACGCCCGCAAGGAGGCCTCCTTGCGGGCGGTGGCCGAGGAGGTCCAGGCCCTGGGGGCGAGGGCGGTCTACGTGGCGGGGAGCGCGGGGAAGGCGGAGGTGGCCCACGCCCTGGTGGAAAGGGCCGAGGCCTTGGGGA of the Thermus thermophilus HB8 genome contains:
- a CDS encoding GspH/FimT family protein, producing the protein MAPWVRHGLSLLELLVVLAVLGILGSLAYTNYSTAYRLRAAGAELKTFLLAARTEAIRRGTGVAVVPEGRGLLSCVDENRNRACDAREAVLRRFDPGGYGAALDLRSGFSPGLRFNALGRPNTGARLALRLGGRTLTLCVAMGGRVREVSGDGCP
- a CDS encoding type IV pilus modification PilV family protein, with translation MALGLLAVVVLAFTSLQVASLRAGQQGRELQTVVREMENFMERLRQDPQGIPALCNGALALGGKQGTCTAIPCNVAQDGGLACPTAGDVRAFQVVLRVEEKRLETVVYRP
- a CDS encoding prepilin-type N-terminal cleavage/methylation domain-containing protein, with translation MRRHGFSLLELLLASVLMGSLLLVVLALENSSATLRERERARGRLADELSLTATVLARELYTVGYRLTGQALVLSPSSQGDGVQGWFLCEAGMEEICGESMGEVRGTGYEVNQGALRWGACKGEGCAPLPNNPVLGGDEVQVEAFRVAYLEGGTWKRQAQAVNLRPEGASPKVSALALYLLASVPVRGGAPAFTPGSTLSYPPGLTSSLLELPGAPNDGRLRAEKLWIVQTPNLAR
- a CDS encoding pilus assembly PilX family protein, which gives rise to MNRKGIAVVVALIGMTVILMLSLAMVQSALGNLKTGSDLLNRAQARQRAEAGVDHALAYLDGKTALSAPKTLSGQGYQVTLTPQNPQGDEIRIESQGQMGLARHTAVAVVRLQPVPAQAQNPLFGQGWISGGRITINGGVDLWGSRLHADQGYANLSGQIGVCDSSGQNCKNLNQVNPPPITGGQGVTDTQCNASGNNKVVCDGSAPKYKVCPVYQTPSDPNLTCLDAVTGRQVRWDQATRIRKPDVDAISKDRLGVRASSPYTDATTNRLCDVRFTSLDPGNAGELTQFLLSRGISGSFPQDVNQLLPLVLNALNGSGLRVCVQNNVTLPGGTSLGNVTFYVGGTFQVNGTVTLNGVSVAAGSGINLGDLQTTDSRFYTGGTLNLNNGATFRGDSTLASRQSLTFNGRADLLNNRALLVVSEGDITFNGRADTHAFLWAGGTITFNGTGAFIGGAVSLGGTIRNGGGQFYIQNSNALNSDLPNTETGTRPRPVVLSRR
- a CDS encoding prepilin-type N-terminal cleavage/methylation domain-containing protein translates to MRNAKGFTLIELLIVIAIIAILAAVLIPNLLNARRNANTTAAQAYVRNVATAVEAERDPTTGALPQLPQACDQFVANPPASVTQCNVTANNDGVNFTVTAQLTGARYGSVSFDSSTGQFSFQ
- a CDS encoding prepilin-type N-terminal cleavage/methylation domain-containing protein, which translates into the protein MMKTRAGFTLMELLIVMVLLGLFLTLSYFPTATARKKANLAAGQSYVRNVALALEAQRDPSTGALPTHLTDCLSGFGQRPKTVTACTITYLNALDYVIEASLDGAALKKVVYKSSDGTLTSLP
- a CDS encoding DUF1640 domain-containing protein → MTTEERLYKLEGIVEGVMATLPGQVTSLEGRVDLLRQEVKAEIGALRREVEEKFNGLRQEVKAEIGGLRQEMAGLRQEMASFRQEVEEKLVGLRQEVKEEIGGLRQEMAGLRQEMASFRQEVEEKLVGLRQEVKEEIGGLRREVEEKFNGLRQELKGEIQSLRQEVKAEIGGLRREVEEKFNGLRQELKGEIQSLRQEVKAETTELRGEIQSLRQEMAGLRQEVKAEINTAFNKLMLYFTALAAALAVLTFLR
- a CDS encoding Uma2 family endonuclease, which encodes MGEAARPLELLDAEAYLALEERSPVRHELFEGVPYAMAGASLAHNRIVGNLYALLRPSALAKGCRIYTETVKLRVSARTFYYPDLMVVCQGVPPHTHYEEAPCLVVEVVSEATEAIDRREKLWRYREIPSLQAYLLVDSRERRVEGYFRQGEGWLYRLWEGEGEVEVACLEARFSVSALYEGVAF
- a CDS encoding chromosome segregation protein ScpA, producing MIRIAFPGFEGTPEALREALRRGRLSPKEVPVLAVLEQALAQVPEDLRAKSELLPLLAELLVLKLSPERALLPKEEGEEAPLVQVLVDLSEMVAFLEARLERRARLLPVAPPPLPRPALRLSPKSLAEAAKGFRRAVLRLPREAFGVREAWERLKGAIRGRVAFQSLPLATWGEKAVGFAALLEAFRLGRVRLFQEAPFAPLYVEPVGLLEGDLERTA
- the trpS gene encoding tryptophan--tRNA ligase, with translation MKRVLSGIQPSGEIHIGNYLGAIKQWVAIGEKLGRDAFFCIVDYHALTNPLAYDPSTLAQRTFEAALVNIAAGLDPEKVTLFVQSHVPEHTELSWVFTTLTPLGDLTRMTQFKDKASKQETVWSGLLMYPVLQAADILIYKADTVPVGEDQVQHIELTREIARRFNHLFGETFPEPQALLNPEAPRVPGIDGKAKMSKSLGNTIGLLEPEESIWQKIQHLPDDPQRIRLSDPGDPERTILFTYLSYFAPKDLVEALKEEYRKAGVGTYVVKRILFDHLMEALRPIRERAEALKKDPDYVMDALLEGAKRARAVAQATMEEVREKVGLLLPRKRPVLR
- the leuC gene encoding 3-isopropylmalate dehydratase large subunit, with the protein product MGKTLYEKVWEAHEVRKLKNGQSQLFIDLHLLHEVTSPQAFGMLKDLGLRVRYPHRTFATVDHIVPTHDRTEPFQDPLAQSMLEALRANTREHGITFFDLGSGNQGIVHVIGPQLGLTQPGMTIACGDSHTSTHGAFGAVAFGIGTSQVRDVLATQTLAAQKLKVRRINVEGRLAPGVYAKDVILHIIRHLGVKGGLGYAYEYGGSAVEAMDMESRMTLCNMSIEGGARIGYVNPDETTFQYLEGRPYVPKGSEWEEAKRRWLAWRSDPDASYDDVVTFRAEEIAPTVTWGITPGQAIPIDGRIPLLEELPEEERPVAEEALAYMGFRPGQPIKGVPIQVAFIGSCTNARLSDLREVARYLKGHKVKKGVRALVVPGSEWVARKAEEEGIAEVFREAGFEWRMPGCSMCLAMNPDRLEGDELCASSSNRNYKGRMGSPRGRTVLMSPLMVAAAAVAGEIADAREVFGLAGVR